In a genomic window of Streptomyces sp. SJL17-4:
- a CDS encoding TIGR03960 family B12-binding radical SAM protein, which translates to MSAAESVFPQLEALLPHVQKPIQYVGGELNSTVKPWESADVRWALMYPDAYEVGLPNQGVMILYEVLNEREGVLAERTYSVWPDLEELMREHKVPQFTVDSHRPVGAFDVFGLSFSTELGYTNMLTALDLAGIPLESKDRTVDHPIVLAGGHAAFNPEPIADFIDAAIIGDGEQAVLDMTEIIRAWKAEGRPGGREEVLFRLAKTGSVYIPRFYDVEYLPDGRIGRVVPNKSGVPWRVSKHTVMDLDEWPYPKQPLVPLAETVHERMSVEIFRGCTRGCRFCQAGMITRPVRERSITGIGEMVEKGLKATGFEEVGLLSLSSADHSEIGEIAKGLADRYTEDKVGLSLPSTRVDAFNVDLANELTRNGRRSGLTFAPEGGSERMRKVINKMVSEEDLIRTVSTAYGNGWRQVKLYFMCGLPTETDEDVLQIADMAMNVIAEGRKVSGQNDIRCTVSIGGFVPKPHTPFQWAPQLSAEETDERLRKLRDKIRGDKKYGRSIGFRYHDGKPGIVEGLLSRGDRRIGAVIRAVYEDGGRFDGWREHFSYDRWMACAEKTLPEMGVDVAWYTTRERTYEEVLPWDHLDSGLDKDWLWEDWQDSLDETEVEDCRWTPCFDCGVCPQMDTHIQIGPTGKKLLPLTVVK; encoded by the coding sequence ATGTCTGCTGCCGAGTCTGTCTTCCCGCAGCTCGAAGCTCTGCTCCCGCACGTGCAGAAGCCGATTCAGTACGTCGGTGGAGAGCTGAACTCCACGGTCAAGCCGTGGGAGTCCGCCGATGTCCGCTGGGCGCTGATGTACCCGGACGCGTACGAGGTCGGTCTGCCCAACCAGGGCGTCATGATCCTGTACGAGGTGCTCAACGAGCGCGAGGGCGTCCTCGCCGAGCGCACCTACAGCGTCTGGCCGGACCTCGAAGAGCTGATGCGGGAGCACAAGGTCCCGCAGTTCACGGTCGACAGCCACCGCCCCGTCGGCGCGTTCGACGTCTTCGGCCTGAGCTTCTCCACCGAGCTCGGCTACACGAACATGCTCACCGCCCTCGACCTGGCCGGCATCCCGCTGGAGTCGAAGGACCGGACCGTCGACCACCCGATCGTCCTCGCGGGCGGCCACGCGGCCTTCAACCCCGAGCCGATCGCGGACTTCATCGACGCGGCGATCATCGGCGACGGCGAGCAGGCCGTCCTCGACATGACCGAGATCATCCGCGCCTGGAAGGCCGAGGGCCGGCCGGGCGGCCGCGAGGAGGTCCTCTTCCGCCTCGCGAAGACCGGCTCGGTGTACATCCCGCGGTTCTACGACGTGGAGTACCTCCCGGACGGCCGTATCGGCCGTGTCGTCCCGAACAAGTCGGGCGTTCCCTGGCGCGTGTCCAAGCACACCGTCATGGACCTCGACGAGTGGCCGTACCCCAAGCAGCCCCTCGTGCCGCTCGCGGAGACCGTCCACGAGCGCATGTCCGTCGAGATCTTCCGCGGCTGCACCCGCGGCTGCCGTTTCTGCCAGGCCGGCATGATCACGCGCCCCGTGCGGGAGCGAAGCATCACCGGCATCGGCGAGATGGTCGAGAAGGGCCTCAAGGCGACGGGCTTCGAGGAGGTCGGCCTGCTCTCCCTCTCCTCGGCGGACCACTCCGAGATCGGTGAGATCGCCAAGGGCCTGGCGGACCGCTACACGGAGGACAAGGTCGGCCTGTCCCTCCCGTCCACCCGTGTCGACGCCTTCAACGTCGACCTGGCGAACGAGCTGACCAGGAACGGCCGCCGCTCCGGCCTCACCTTCGCCCCCGAGGGCGGCTCCGAGCGCATGCGCAAGGTCATCAACAAGATGGTCTCGGAGGAGGACCTCATCCGGACCGTCTCCACCGCGTACGGCAACGGCTGGCGCCAGGTGAAGCTGTACTTCATGTGCGGCCTGCCGACGGAGACCGACGAGGACGTCCTCCAGATCGCCGACATGGCGATGAACGTGATCGCCGAGGGCCGCAAGGTCTCCGGCCAGAACGACATCCGCTGCACCGTCTCCATCGGCGGTTTCGTCCCCAAGCCGCACACCCCCTTCCAGTGGGCCCCGCAGCTGTCGGCCGAGGAGACGGACGAGCGGCTGCGCAAGCTCCGCGACAAGATCCGCGGCGACAAGAAGTACGGCCGCTCCATCGGCTTCCGCTACCACGACGGCAAGCCCGGCATCGTCGAGGGCCTCCTCTCCCGCGGCGACCGCCGCATCGGCGCCGTCATCCGCGCGGTGTACGAGGACGGCGGCCGCTTCGACGGCTGGCGCGAGCACTTCTCGTACGACCGCTGGATGGCCTGCGCCGAGAAGACGCTGCCGGAGATGGGCGTCGACGTCGCCTGGTACACGACCCGCGAGCGCACCTACGAGGAGGTCCTGCCCTGGGACCACCTGGACTCCGGTCTCGACAAGGACTGGCTCTGGGAGGACTGGCAGGACTCGCTCGACGAGACCGAGGTCGAGGACTGCCGCTGGACCCCGTGCTTCGACTGCGGCGTCTGCCCGCAGATGGACACCCACATCCAGATCGGCCCCACCGGCAAGAAGCTGCTGCCGCTGACGGTCGTGAAGTAG
- a CDS encoding bifunctional glycosyltransferase family 2 protein/CDP-glycerol:glycerophosphate glycerophosphotransferase — MPAAATPRFSVIIPVYGVEGYIRECLESVTSQGYENFEVIAVDDCSLDSSGAIIDEFAARDPRVRAVHRAENGGIGAARNTGVEHARGDYLLFIDGDDSIRPGSLQAMADRLDAAQDPEILLFDHVRTHVDGSVEASKTGPYLAAIRDRVVRPVDELELLRIFAVVWNRVYRRDFFTGEGYTFTDGLYEDALMVYTTMAAAQRVAGLEYVVVEYRQRRQGSSMRSSSPRKHFVIFEQYQRVFDYLEGRPGLDAYRRLVFERMVAHFLFTFARGFRIPRSHRRAYLKQAGKTYRRNEPTGFTPPPGMLGLKFKVMRTGSYAAFEALKTVNGTRETAFGALGRTKRWGGRKALRAYYGVQRRLPLDENLAVYSAYWGRTPGCNPLAVHEAAKKLAPGMRGVWVVNQAYAGSVPAGLTRIAPATFGYWKALARAKYLVNNVNFPDSVVKRPGQVHLQTHHGTPLKRMGLDQQQYPAVARSMDFDKLLERVDRWDWSVSSNLHSTEHWERVYPAAFQTLNTGYPRNDVYYRATAADVRRIRGELGIGHGKKAILYAPTVRDHQKDAFVPRLDFARFARELGPDFVLLVRAHYFYGGDPELNALAERGALIDVSRHPSVEELCLASDALITDYSSIMFDYANLDRPIVTYADDWEMYRTCRGVTFDLLSGEPGDTPGVITTTEDELIEAFRGGAWDAAPAAALRQAFRERFCSWDDGFAAERVVRRVFLGEERPRPAVVPVSERTPAPSPRVAEATASVPPRRTDEDKLTGAHADH; from the coding sequence ATGCCGGCTGCAGCTACCCCCAGATTCAGCGTGATCATCCCTGTCTACGGGGTCGAGGGCTACATCCGTGAGTGCCTCGAGTCGGTGACGTCGCAGGGGTACGAGAACTTCGAGGTCATCGCGGTCGACGACTGCTCCCTGGACAGCAGCGGCGCCATCATCGACGAGTTCGCCGCCCGCGACCCGCGGGTCCGCGCCGTCCACCGCGCGGAGAACGGCGGCATCGGCGCCGCCCGCAACACCGGCGTCGAGCACGCCCGCGGCGACTACCTGCTCTTCATCGACGGCGACGACTCGATCCGCCCCGGCTCCCTGCAGGCCATGGCCGACCGTCTCGACGCGGCGCAGGACCCCGAGATCCTGCTGTTCGACCACGTCCGCACCCATGTGGACGGCAGCGTCGAGGCCAGCAAGACCGGCCCGTACCTGGCCGCCATCCGCGACCGGGTGGTCCGCCCGGTCGACGAGCTCGAACTGCTGCGGATCTTCGCCGTGGTGTGGAACCGCGTCTACCGCCGGGACTTCTTCACCGGCGAGGGCTACACGTTCACCGACGGCCTGTACGAGGACGCGCTCATGGTCTACACGACCATGGCCGCCGCCCAGCGCGTCGCGGGCCTGGAGTACGTGGTCGTCGAGTACCGCCAGCGCCGCCAGGGCAGCTCGATGCGCAGCAGCTCCCCGCGCAAGCACTTCGTGATCTTCGAGCAGTACCAGCGGGTCTTCGACTACCTCGAAGGCCGTCCCGGCCTCGACGCGTACCGCAGGCTCGTCTTCGAGCGGATGGTCGCCCACTTCCTCTTCACCTTCGCCCGCGGCTTCCGAATACCCCGCAGCCACCGGCGCGCCTATCTGAAGCAGGCCGGCAAGACCTACCGCCGGAACGAGCCCACGGGCTTCACCCCGCCGCCCGGCATGCTCGGCCTGAAGTTCAAGGTGATGCGGACCGGCTCGTACGCCGCCTTCGAGGCCCTCAAGACGGTCAACGGCACCCGCGAGACGGCCTTCGGCGCCCTCGGCCGGACCAAGCGCTGGGGCGGCCGCAAGGCCCTGCGCGCCTACTACGGCGTGCAGCGCCGCCTCCCCCTCGACGAGAACCTCGCCGTCTACTCGGCGTACTGGGGCCGCACCCCCGGCTGCAACCCGCTCGCGGTGCACGAGGCCGCCAAGAAGCTCGCGCCCGGGATGCGTGGCGTGTGGGTCGTGAACCAGGCGTACGCGGGCAGCGTGCCGGCCGGTCTGACCCGGATCGCCCCGGCGACCTTCGGCTACTGGAAGGCGCTCGCCCGGGCCAAGTACCTGGTCAACAACGTGAACTTCCCGGACTCCGTGGTCAAGCGCCCCGGCCAGGTGCACCTGCAGACCCACCACGGCACCCCGCTCAAGCGGATGGGCCTCGACCAGCAGCAGTACCCGGCCGTCGCCCGCAGCATGGACTTCGACAAGCTCCTGGAGCGCGTGGACCGCTGGGACTGGAGCGTCTCGTCGAACCTGCACTCCACCGAGCACTGGGAGCGGGTCTACCCGGCCGCCTTCCAGACCCTGAACACCGGCTACCCCCGCAACGACGTCTACTACCGCGCCACCGCCGCGGACGTCCGCCGGATCCGCGGCGAACTCGGCATCGGGCACGGCAAGAAGGCGATCCTGTACGCCCCCACCGTGCGCGACCACCAGAAGGACGCCTTCGTCCCGCGCCTCGACTTCGCCCGCTTCGCCCGCGAACTCGGCCCGGACTTCGTCCTGCTGGTCCGTGCCCACTACTTCTACGGCGGCGACCCGGAGCTGAACGCGCTCGCCGAGCGGGGCGCGCTGATCGACGTCTCGCGGCATCCGTCGGTGGAGGAGCTCTGCCTGGCGTCGGACGCCCTGATCACCGACTACTCGTCGATCATGTTCGACTACGCCAACCTCGACCGGCCGATCGTGACGTACGCGGACGACTGGGAGATGTACCGGACCTGCCGCGGTGTGACCTTCGACCTGCTCTCCGGCGAGCCCGGTGACACCCCCGGTGTGATCACCACCACCGAGGACGAACTGATCGAGGCCTTCCGCGGCGGCGCGTGGGACGCCGCGCCGGCCGCCGCCCTGCGGCAGGCCTTCCGGGAGCGCTTCTGCTCCTGGGACGACGGCTTCGCCGCCGAGCGGGTCGTCCGCCGGGTCTTCCTCGGCGAGGAGCGCCCGCGGCCGGCCGTGGTACCGGTGTCCGAGCGCACCCCGGCCCCGTCGCCGCGCGTGGCCGAGGCCACCGCATCGGTCCCGCCGCGCCGGACGGACGAGGACAAGCTCACCGGGGCCCACGCCGACCACTAG
- a CDS encoding CDP-glycerol glycerophosphotransferase family protein, whose amino-acid sequence MAPRLSVIVPIYNVAQYLPACLNSLAVQTFQDLEVLMIDDGSTDESNAIAAEFAAKDARFRLIRKENAGLGAARNTGLDSLAPESEFLAFVDSDDMIPPDAYRMMISSLDETGSSFATGNVEHINSTKVWQSPMHRFLSRGAVKRTHVSRKRQLLTDRIACNKVFRRDFWEQHALRFPEGVLYEDTPVIVPAQYLAESVDIISQATYYWRLREGEASPSITQRRNEPKAARDRASAVESVSRFFAAQKDPVADSLKREYDHTVLTGDLRIFLNVLPDGDEEYRAEFLRVANKYLDQVDIKALDRLPTALRVKWLLVRKHAMTEILEFIEAERLGEPVELGGVIRKYAKYPSLESHANLLPKKFLRVDKDLQLRSPLKELSWENGKLRLAGHAWIDRVDQTGKRSVVKLLQLKKDGTQRRMLLPLANIFNPEATTGSGHKGRGHSFDWAGWETVIDPARFRKGDQWQEGLWHVGMRVLSGGLVRSRSVHSYGSDRLTYPPYQWLDDDYRMVPEMRRAALKLRIEKVPVLITGFEQSGDDILVEGDLREAVAPGTEISLRVANQNSGEVLLYPAEVLPAVGGRTPLRVRVPLRDIALLPEHLDTAAARAAGGADPAKLMRRNWSTQIQIEEPEKNPRKVRVVVRDGLADLQIRLSEAFGEEASLNEVAVLSGANGYLKFSGRPLRATITGISEADGAFTIRGTAPVELSGHHLVVSAKNRFDEKTVPLTVLPDGGFEATFRPSTMSGADGRLPLKAGRWVFRLDGAEDEPSIPLVVDRLAATQFPLEGTHNGREYQLEVHWQDHPQLNCMTDLTAMEKGANRQYQLRQEVYEAGRELPLRDSVLYISYNGKQYSDSPRAVHEELLRRGADVEHLWLVRDGQVELPDTVKAVKFQGKDWYEALARSRYIVTNAHLPHWIKRREGQVIVQAWHGTMLKKIGLDIDAPKFDPNYHERLVQEAANWNILVSSNRFSTPILKRAMGYNGLIAETGYPRNDYLYAEDRDERAREVREKLGLPEGKKVVLYAPTWRDDLSHSRGQFKFDLRVDLEDARRRLGDDHVFLIRRHSNIVDSIPGAGNGFVYDVSEYPDIADLYVAADIMITDYSSVMFDYAHLRRPMLFFTYDLEHYRDKLRGFYFDFENDAPGPLVDNSNDLLQAIREIDEVEAEYREKYDEFHHQFCDLDDGHAAARLADLMFKIAEDGAPL is encoded by the coding sequence ATGGCACCCCGGCTCAGCGTCATCGTCCCGATCTACAACGTGGCGCAGTACCTGCCCGCCTGCCTCAACTCGTTGGCCGTGCAGACCTTCCAGGACCTGGAAGTGCTCATGATCGACGACGGCTCCACCGACGAGTCCAACGCGATAGCGGCGGAGTTCGCGGCCAAGGACGCCCGTTTCCGGCTGATACGCAAGGAGAACGCCGGCCTGGGTGCCGCCCGTAACACGGGTCTCGACAGCCTGGCCCCGGAGAGCGAGTTCCTGGCGTTCGTCGACAGCGACGACATGATCCCGCCGGACGCGTACCGGATGATGATCAGCAGCCTGGACGAGACCGGCTCCTCCTTCGCCACGGGCAACGTCGAGCACATCAACTCGACCAAGGTGTGGCAGTCCCCGATGCACCGGTTCCTTTCCCGGGGCGCGGTCAAGCGCACGCACGTCAGCAGGAAGCGTCAGCTCCTCACGGACCGGATCGCCTGCAACAAGGTGTTCCGGCGTGACTTCTGGGAGCAGCACGCGCTGCGCTTCCCCGAGGGTGTGCTGTACGAGGACACCCCGGTCATCGTGCCGGCCCAGTACCTCGCCGAGTCCGTCGACATCATCAGCCAGGCCACGTACTACTGGCGGCTGCGCGAGGGCGAGGCGAGCCCCTCGATCACCCAGCGCCGCAACGAGCCCAAGGCCGCCCGCGACCGGGCGTCCGCCGTGGAGTCCGTGAGCCGCTTCTTCGCCGCGCAGAAGGACCCCGTCGCCGACTCGCTGAAGCGTGAGTACGACCACACCGTGCTCACCGGCGACCTGCGCATCTTCCTCAACGTGCTGCCCGACGGCGACGAGGAGTACCGCGCGGAGTTCCTGCGCGTGGCCAACAAGTACCTCGACCAGGTCGACATCAAGGCCCTCGACCGGCTGCCCACCGCGCTGCGCGTCAAGTGGCTGCTCGTCCGCAAGCACGCCATGACCGAGATCCTCGAGTTCATCGAGGCGGAGCGGCTGGGCGAGCCCGTCGAGCTCGGCGGTGTCATCCGCAAGTACGCCAAGTACCCCTCGCTCGAATCCCACGCGAACCTGCTGCCCAAGAAGTTCCTCCGGGTCGACAAGGACCTCCAGCTGCGCTCCCCGCTGAAGGAGCTGTCCTGGGAGAACGGCAAGCTGCGACTGGCCGGTCACGCCTGGATCGACCGCGTCGACCAGACGGGCAAGCGCAGCGTCGTCAAGCTGCTGCAGCTGAAGAAGGACGGCACCCAGCGCCGCATGCTGCTGCCGCTGGCCAACATCTTCAATCCCGAGGCCACCACCGGCTCCGGCCACAAGGGGCGCGGTCACAGCTTCGACTGGGCCGGCTGGGAGACGGTCATCGACCCGGCCCGGTTCCGCAAGGGCGACCAGTGGCAGGAAGGCCTCTGGCACGTCGGCATGCGCGTGCTGTCCGGCGGTCTCGTGCGCTCCCGCTCCGTGCACTCGTACGGCTCCGACCGCCTGACGTACCCGCCCTACCAGTGGCTCGACGACGACTACCGGATGGTCCCGGAGATGCGGCGCGCGGCCCTCAAGCTGCGCATCGAGAAGGTCCCGGTCCTGATCACCGGCTTCGAGCAGTCCGGCGACGACATCCTCGTCGAGGGCGACCTCCGCGAGGCCGTCGCCCCGGGGACCGAGATATCCCTGCGGGTCGCCAACCAGAACAGCGGTGAGGTGCTCCTCTACCCGGCGGAGGTCCTCCCGGCCGTCGGCGGCCGTACGCCGCTGCGGGTCCGCGTTCCGCTGCGCGACATCGCCCTGCTGCCGGAGCACCTGGACACCGCCGCGGCCCGCGCCGCGGGCGGCGCCGACCCGGCGAAGCTGATGCGCCGCAACTGGAGCACGCAGATCCAGATCGAGGAGCCGGAGAAGAACCCGCGGAAGGTCCGGGTCGTCGTCCGGGACGGTCTCGCCGACCTCCAGATCCGGCTGTCCGAGGCGTTCGGCGAGGAGGCCTCGCTGAACGAGGTGGCCGTCCTCTCCGGTGCCAACGGCTACCTGAAGTTCTCCGGCCGCCCGCTGCGCGCCACGATCACCGGCATCTCCGAGGCCGACGGCGCGTTCACGATCCGCGGCACGGCCCCCGTCGAGCTGTCGGGCCACCACCTGGTCGTCAGCGCCAAGAACCGCTTCGACGAGAAGACGGTTCCGCTGACGGTCCTCCCGGACGGCGGCTTCGAGGCGACGTTCCGTCCCTCCACGATGTCGGGTGCCGACGGCAGGCTGCCGCTGAAGGCCGGCCGCTGGGTGTTCCGTCTGGACGGTGCGGAGGACGAGCCGTCGATCCCGCTCGTCGTGGACCGCCTCGCCGCGACCCAGTTCCCGCTGGAGGGCACGCACAACGGCCGCGAGTACCAGCTCGAGGTCCACTGGCAGGACCACCCGCAGCTCAACTGCATGACCGACCTCACGGCCATGGAGAAGGGCGCGAACCGTCAGTACCAGCTGCGCCAGGAGGTCTACGAGGCCGGTCGTGAGCTGCCGCTGCGCGACTCGGTGCTGTACATCAGCTACAACGGCAAGCAGTACTCGGACAGCCCGCGCGCCGTCCACGAGGAGCTGCTGCGCCGCGGTGCGGACGTCGAGCACCTGTGGCTGGTACGGGACGGCCAGGTCGAGCTCCCCGACACGGTCAAGGCCGTCAAGTTCCAGGGCAAGGACTGGTACGAGGCGCTGGCGCGCTCGCGCTACATCGTCACCAACGCCCACCTGCCGCACTGGATCAAGCGGCGCGAGGGCCAGGTGATCGTGCAGGCCTGGCACGGCACGATGCTGAAGAAGATCGGCCTGGACATCGACGCTCCGAAGTTCGACCCGAACTACCACGAGCGGCTGGTCCAGGAGGCGGCGAACTGGAACATCCTCGTCTCGTCGAACCGTTTCAGCACCCCCATCCTGAAGCGCGCCATGGGTTACAACGGCCTGATCGCCGAGACGGGTTACCCGCGCAACGACTACCTCTACGCCGAGGACCGCGACGAGCGGGCCCGTGAGGTGCGGGAGAAGCTGGGGCTGCCCGAGGGCAAGAAGGTCGTGCTGTACGCGCCGACCTGGCGCGACGACCTCTCGCACAGCCGCGGTCAGTTCAAGTTCGACCTCCGGGTCGACCTGGAGGACGCCCGCCGCCGGCTCGGGGACGACCACGTCTTCCTCATCCGGCGCCACTCCAACATCGTGGACAGCATCCCCGGTGCCGGGAACGGCTTCGTCTACGACGTCTCCGAGTACCCCGACATCGCGGACCTCTACGTGGCCGCCGACATCATGATCACGGACTACTCCTCGGTCATGTTCGACTACGCGCACCTGCGTCGCCCGATGCTGTTCTTCACGTACGACCTGGAGCACTACCGGGACAAGCTGCGCGGGTTCTACTTCGACTTCGAGAACGACGCCCCGGGTCCGCTGGTCGACAACTCGAACGACCTGCTCCAGGCCATCCGGGAGATCGACGAGGTCGAGGCCGAGTACCGGGAGAAGTACGACGAGTTCCACCATCAGTTCTGCGACCTGGACGACGGCCACGCGGCCGCCCGTCTCGCCGACCTGATGTTCAAGATCGCCGAGGACGGCGCGCCGCTGTAG
- a CDS encoding glycosyltransferase — protein sequence MVSAIHNLAKALADHHEVELVSLRRNRDQAFFPLDPRVKTLALSDMRKHSHTYDGDDPMIEAFPHIYPNEPTDKKPWISRLAERRLMEYLATTDADVVVSNNPKITIMLAYADRDFLKVAMEHSRPAQYGPHIRDALFKDAYPKMDAITAPTPDECRTIAGVVPGVSHLLSPMPNCIPAHEGQMSTGDNKIVVTAGLLKPHKGFDDLIEAFSSVAPRHPDWSLRIYGSGPEHGKLRKKINDSGSNNQVFLMGPATPVTPEFAKASVFVLPSRLEAFGNVTVEAMAAGLPVVAYDAPHGPRNIIRQGEDGYVVPLGDKKALAEHIEKLIADEDLRRKMAAAAVANVVRFHEAETVTRFEQLVETMRARRAIPRTAAAVVTPQGDVRVKVEGLPAGSDAQLVCKDIRKKADEVVLPFIGGEALVPALGTLVEGDWELTIRAAGFDMPLRSTGCDTLQILSLKLPRAEGPALSLLLPHDHTDGTLRVQSRVRAQHVEVAAVHAGATSIVIDAAAWGVEPGKGSVIEAVHRKEADKNFTVPVKAGADGRFTASLDNAAAARLHQPGTEDIWDLWLLPDRDSARIRVCKLATDVLTPMSVFTYPYPVVNGSGAPVAAVADTKAKSGWRNRLSSTVPAAVTGGVKHELRPYFASNGQLSLKIIDKK from the coding sequence GTGGTCAGCGCGATCCACAACCTGGCCAAGGCGCTCGCGGACCACCACGAGGTAGAGCTGGTCTCCCTCCGCCGCAACCGCGACCAGGCGTTCTTCCCCCTCGACCCCCGGGTGAAGACCCTCGCGCTCAGCGACATGCGGAAGCACTCCCACACGTACGACGGCGACGACCCGATGATCGAGGCGTTCCCGCACATCTACCCGAACGAGCCCACGGACAAGAAGCCGTGGATCAGCCGCCTGGCCGAGCGACGGCTGATGGAGTACCTGGCCACGACCGACGCCGACGTGGTGGTCAGCAACAACCCCAAGATCACCATCATGCTGGCCTACGCGGACCGCGACTTCCTCAAGGTCGCCATGGAGCACTCGCGGCCCGCGCAGTACGGCCCGCACATCCGGGACGCGCTCTTCAAGGACGCGTACCCGAAGATGGACGCGATCACCGCGCCGACGCCGGACGAGTGCCGGACCATCGCCGGGGTCGTCCCCGGCGTGAGCCACCTGCTCTCCCCCATGCCCAACTGCATCCCGGCCCACGAGGGCCAGATGTCCACCGGCGACAACAAGATCGTCGTCACCGCCGGCCTGCTGAAGCCGCACAAGGGCTTCGACGACCTCATCGAGGCCTTCTCCTCCGTGGCGCCGCGTCACCCGGACTGGAGCCTGCGGATCTACGGCTCCGGCCCCGAGCACGGCAAGCTGCGCAAGAAGATCAACGATTCGGGCAGCAACAACCAGGTCTTCCTGATGGGCCCGGCCACCCCCGTCACCCCGGAGTTCGCCAAGGCGTCCGTCTTCGTCCTCCCCTCCCGCCTGGAGGCCTTCGGCAACGTCACCGTCGAGGCGATGGCGGCCGGCCTGCCGGTGGTCGCGTACGACGCGCCGCACGGCCCGCGCAACATCATCAGGCAGGGCGAGGACGGCTACGTCGTGCCGCTCGGCGACAAGAAGGCGCTCGCCGAGCACATCGAGAAGCTGATCGCCGACGAGGACCTGCGCCGGAAGATGGCGGCCGCCGCCGTCGCCAACGTGGTCCGCTTCCACGAGGCCGAGACCGTCACCCGCTTCGAGCAGCTCGTGGAGACCATGCGGGCCCGCCGGGCCATCCCCCGCACGGCCGCCGCCGTGGTCACCCCGCAGGGCGACGTCCGGGTGAAGGTCGAGGGGCTGCCCGCCGGCAGCGACGCCCAGCTGGTGTGCAAGGACATCCGCAAGAAGGCCGACGAGGTCGTCCTCCCCTTCATCGGCGGCGAGGCGCTGGTGCCCGCCCTCGGCACGCTCGTCGAGGGCGACTGGGAGCTGACGATCCGCGCCGCCGGCTTCGACATGCCGCTGCGGTCGACCGGCTGCGACACCCTCCAGATCCTGTCGCTGAAGCTGCCCCGCGCCGAGGGCCCCGCCCTGTCCCTGCTGCTGCCGCACGACCACACGGACGGCACCCTGCGGGTGCAGAGCCGGGTGCGCGCCCAGCACGTCGAGGTCGCGGCGGTGCACGCCGGCGCCACCTCGATCGTCATCGACGCCGCGGCCTGGGGCGTCGAGCCCGGCAAGGGCAGCGTGATCGAGGCCGTCCACCGCAAGGAGGCCGACAAGAACTTCACCGTCCCGGTGAAGGCCGGCGCCGACGGACGCTTCACGGCCTCCCTGGACAACGCCGCCGCGGCCCGCCTCCACCAGCCCGGCACCGAGGACATCTGGGACCTCTGGCTGCTGCCGGACCGCGACTCCGCCCGGATCCGCGTCTGCAAGCTGGCCACCGACGTGCTCACCCCGATGAGCGTCTTCACCTACCCGTACCCGGTGGTGAACGGTTCCGGCGCCCCGGTCGCGGCCGTCGCCGACACCAAGGCGAAGAGCGGCTGGCGCAACCGGCTGTCCTCGACCGTCCCCGCCGCCGTCACCGGCGGCGTCAAGCACGAGCTGCGCCCCTACTTCGCCAGCAACGGCCAGCTCTCGCTGAAGATCATCGACAAGAAGTGA
- a CDS encoding TIGR03936 family radical SAM-associated protein: MQRIRLRYTKRGRLRFTSHRDFQRAFERALRRAEVPMAYSAGFTPHPKVSYANAAPTGTGSEAEYLEIALTEARDPETLRVLLDESLPAGLDITDAVEARTSGLADRLTASIWELRLEGVTVEDVEKATEAFLAAETVEVQRKTKNGVRTFDARSAVTELTAAAPQGDPQGDRPLDSACAILRLVVRHVTPAVRPDDVLSGLRAVADLAPPVPAAVTRLAQGLFDEESGTVTDPLAPDREAVTAASTTAAATASATAPGTGIA, from the coding sequence GTGCAGCGCATCCGACTGCGCTACACCAAGCGCGGCCGCCTCCGGTTCACCAGCCACCGTGACTTCCAGCGCGCCTTCGAGCGTGCGCTGCGCCGTGCCGAGGTGCCCATGGCGTACTCGGCCGGCTTCACCCCGCACCCCAAGGTGTCGTACGCCAACGCCGCCCCCACGGGCACGGGCTCCGAGGCCGAATACCTGGAGATCGCCCTCACCGAGGCGCGCGACCCGGAGACCCTGCGGGTCCTGCTCGACGAGTCCCTCCCGGCCGGCCTCGACATCACCGACGCCGTCGAGGCCCGGACCTCCGGCCTCGCCGACCGGCTCACCGCCTCCATCTGGGAGCTGCGCCTCGAAGGCGTCACCGTCGAGGACGTGGAGAAGGCCACCGAGGCGTTTCTCGCGGCCGAGACCGTGGAAGTACAGCGCAAGACCAAGAACGGCGTCCGCACCTTCGACGCACGCTCCGCGGTCACCGAGCTGACGGCAGCCGCTCCCCAGGGCGATCCCCAGGGTGATAGGCCGCTGGACAGCGCCTGTGCGATACTGCGGCTGGTTGTTCGGCACGTGACACCTGCCGTACGACCCGACGACGTCCTGTCCGGTCTCCGAGCTGTGGCCGACCTGGCGCCGCCGGTCCCCGCTGCGGTGACCAGGCTGGCGCAGGGGCTCTTCGACGAGGAGTCCGGCACGGTGACCGACCCGCTCGCGCCCGACCGCGAGGCAGTGACGGCCGCATCTACCACGGCCGCCGCGACCGCCTCTGCGACGGCGCCGGGTACAGGCATCGCGTAG